gaagatgagaagcttgaagtaatcagtccctcagcctggagtcaatgtgttcagtccatcaatcttgaaaaaagtGCAGCGCATGCCCAGAGAAGTGGCTTATTTACAGTAGCAGGTGAGTTAAAGCAGCAAGAGGCAGTGTCAACCAGTGGAAAAATCCGCTAGTGTAAACAGGTaatgcctataggttaggcaagagttgaagaattccctgcatcaggatcccaagatgttgctgtgtctgacagatatgATGTTAATGGGCTAAACACATCAGCTCCAGGctaagggaatgattacctcaaactcctcctcatcttccactgttcttctctgtaatggactgaagaagccactggccagCAAAAAGTTTctgcaataaagattcccaaatgttgcacaagtgtctcattcttcaacctgtcagttttctaaaccatttacatcatatctgtcagacacagcaacatcttgggatcctgATGCAGGGATTCTTCAGCTCTTGCCTAACTTATAGGCATGACCTATTTACACTAGTGATTTTTCCACTGGCTGACTCTGCCTCCTGCTGCTTCAACTTGCttatctacagtatataagccactcaCTGCACATATGTTGTatgtacttttctcaagattgatggactgaacacattgactccagtccaggcagagggactgattaccaaaaACTCGTACTCAgcttccactgttcttctctgtaatggaatgaagaagccactggctggcaaaatgtttccgtaataaagattcccaggtgttgcagttatctcattcttcaacttattggttttctaaaccatttgcaTCATATCTTTGAAAATGTATATTTGACCACATATAAGGAAACTGAAATGAAATGAATGCAACATGCCTAGCAATGTGATTCAGTATCTATTTATGTTTGGgcagctggctggctgtctgtgaAGTGGCCTTAGCCTATTAACCAACTATGTACTGCACAGTTTCtgcatacaccacacatacacacacacacatctcttaaTAACATGTAACTCACCTGTAGCTTGCAGGTCAAGATGTATGAATGTCTCATTACACCTGTCAGTGACCCTGGCTGAGGAGACTAGTCTAACATCAGCAGTTCAGCATCCACTGCATGAAGTTCTAAAGACAGCAACTTGTTGATAGGTCAGATGGTCTCATTGCCATTTATATTAATCTTCACCATCTTAAGTCATCCTGCTTTATCTTGGTGAATTGAAAATACTGGAGTAAGAAGTCACTTAGCCCTAGACACACAAAAAAAAGGGACACAGGTacagtataatgcaatccttcATTGATGGCAATTTGCCCCCACACTGGCTTTATCAAGTTGCAAACTGATAAATTTGAGGAGAAAGAATGACCCTATATGTAGGGAGCATTGTGACATGAAGAGCCAGGTTACGTATATTAaaactaaaaccttgggtagctttaaaaacagGTTGGAGAAATACATGATTGGAAAGTGTGTCATTGGGCATACTGCAGTACTTCTTCACATTTGTATATATTATGAATACCATGTGGGGAAACCACTCTGGAAATTTCCTGGCAAGATATCTATTtcccacttaaccctttgactgtcgcggtcgtatatgtacgtcatgagagataccgtgtttgacgtatctatacgcataaattctagcggcttcaaatcgagcgggagagggctggtaggcctacacgagagagaatgggtctcagtggtcggtgtgcaccctgtgaaaaaaatctgggactcagcggtgcattgtgggaacgccatcttggtagtccattttcaccatgcctcgcggtaagaagttcctcactcctcggcggattggaggtcttttgttcccaagtggtaGCTCAAACAGTaatgatagtgtcagtgaaagtgaattccatggttttgaagcgggtgtgaccaagaaaattacccaggataacataattagtgatgaaaacccagatgacccacaaccatccacctctggtgctaggccggctcgttcatattcacctgtaccaggacgaaagaggaaactatttgcccgtgtacaagactcagatgtgagcagtgcaagtgatagtgatagtgatttcaaggttattgaaagcacttctagttgtgacagtgagggtgaatattccccagtgaaacggcagtatgtacgacgtcgcatgcggtctggtagtgtgccatatgctcttccaagaggaaggagtacatctcggagcacatcccgtggccctacaccacgtcctgatagtgaagatgacgatattgttacgatgggtataaatgatgtgagtgaggcagcaggcggtggtggtgatagtgacggtgccatgagtcatgtgacaccagcagcgggccacgctagtgcccgcgctgctgactctgcacaactacaacctgcttcggccgaccccacactctcacaaccacaaccacaacctgcacaaccacaacgacattacaatatccagaacgcaccagctgaccgcatctgggattggcatcaagatgacgagtttgttcccaatccccatgactttgatgaaggacaaagtggaatacggccatcatgtacacttgggaacaatcccactgaactggaatgctttcagttgttcttcgatgaacccctgatggacattattgtcagggaaagcaatacatactatgagtacaccatggcaaacactattctgtcaccaagatcacgcctacaccagtggaaggacacaactgtggcagagatgtatctgttctttgccacaataatgcttatgccacatgtgtataagcatagtgtcagcacatactgggcgacagaccgcctgatttcaacccctgctttcagtgacattataccagtgaatagatttgtgttactgttacgtatgttacacttttcagacaaaaccaggcctgacagaagcgacaggttatataagatcagacgtgtgtttatgtacctgaaacaaaagtgctgtatgtatttttatcccttcaggaagcttgttattgacgagtctttgattttgttcaaaggaagactctcattcaagcagtatataccaagcaagaggaaacgctttggtataaagttatttgttctgtgtgattgcaaaactggtctggttttggatataattgtgtacactggcggtaaaacaatggaagataccaggaagttactgggtatctctggtgatgtggttagaacaatgatggagccatatcttggtaaggggcatattttatatactgacaactggtacacaagccctatactcagtgatttcttgcgagtgaacatgacagatgtgtgtggcacagtgcgtagaagtcgtaaacatatgcctaggttcgaagctggcagtcgtagaggtgaagtgcaggtgtttgctgccaatgacatcatggcatttcggtggcatgacaaacgtgatgtcacactgctgacatcagttcaccgacacgaaatggtagagactggcaagcagaatagagagaccaaagaacctattgtaaaacctgcagctgtgatggattacaacctcaatatgcgcttagtggacaaatgtgacatgcagattgggtttgctgactgtgttcgcaagagttataagtggtacataaaactgtttttccatcttcttgacatttccatgctgaatgcttataatatgtataagttgaagaccaagaacaaacccaaatatggtgaattttgtttgtcagtcatcagacaaataatattcaagtaccaagaaacaacacctgcaatagaccagcgcccacgaaattatcaacacatgtcctctcgtctgaggcctggtgatcactaccccataccactgcctgctactactgccaagaaaaatgctcagaagaggtgttttgtctgtggacataccacaaaacgccaacaaaaacgcagagacacacgttttatgtgtgaggagtgtaagacaccattgtgcttatacccatgtttcaaagaattccacaagctgcagcacttctaataaagtgtccagtgattgtacatatgtatatatattataaagcaatcgtaataaacatttgtttacattgtttgtttgtgtaaacaagttttagcaacattataatgatacgagtgtttttgctataattgtgttacattcaacgagtgtatatttgaacattgcacaataatttggtctcacaggccacaaaagttatgtgaaaaaataaaatagtgaaaaaaacaagaaaccatcgaatacaagtaaataaaagtttaccgggtgagcggcagtcgccgctgttgccgccagcagatcaatttcagcaaacttcaggactatatctcggtaagtactgatgggaaaattttttttttgggactaaaacaatcagaaaaataatcttaacattttcataagaaaaaataattttttttttttcgaatattttgcgacaccagaaacaacttcaggatttggcccttcgacagtcaaagggttaataacataatATACAAGTATGAAGGAGCTCTGCAGTAGGTGCATTGCCCCACTTCTAAGTCATATATTTGTCTAAAAGCTACCCATGGTTTTAGCTTCAAGCTTCAGCATACCTAACCTGACTCTTCACGTCTCTATGCTCCCTATATATAAAATCATCCCTTTTCTCCAAGTTTATCCATTGGTGACCTAATAAAGGTAACTGTGTTGGCAAAACATAATCAATAAAggttcacattatactgcatctgtGTCTCTGTTTCCATTGTGttaatattttataccatttgtatCCATCACTGCCCTAGACGTTTCACTTTCCATTAATGTGGGATCCCCTGAGCTCAATGTCAGCTTATTACCCTACAGATTAACACCCTTGAGGATCACAAGTAATCATCAGGCCGTGCAAGATTCCACCTCTAACAtcatcaatatatttttttttttttttaacaaaccggccatatcccactgaggcaagtcacctaaaaagaaaaacgaaagtttctctttttaaatttagtaatgtatacagaaggggttactagccccctcaCTCCTGGCATTTCAGTTGCCTATTAtgacatagcttacggaggaagaattcggttccactttcccatggagacaagaggaaataaacaggaggggtgttaatgttgcagtttaaaaactgtagtgtaaagcacccttctggcaagacagtgatggagtgagtgatggtgaaagtttttcttttttgggccaccctgccttggtgggaatcggccagtgtgttaataaaaaaaaaaataaaaaagaactagtaagaaaatagaagaaaacccagaggggtgtacagtggacccccggttaacgatattttttcactccagaagtatgttcaggtgccagtactgaccgaatttgttcccataaggaatattgcgaagtagattagtccatttcagacctccaaacatacacgtacaaacgcacttacataaatacacttacataattggtcgcatttggaggtgatcgttatgtgggggtccactgtatatatatatattttttttttttttcaacaaaccggccgtatcccaccaaggcagggtggcccaaaaagaaaaatgaaagtttctctttttaaattttgtaatttatacaagagaaggggttactagccccttgctcctggcattttagtcgcctcttacaacacacacagtttacggaggaagaattctgttccacttccccatggagataagtggaaataaacaagaacaagaactagtaagaaaatagaagaaaacccagaggggtgtgtatatatatgcttgtacatgtatgtgtagtgtggcctaagtgtaagtagaagtttatgagacagaaagaagacaccagcaatcttaccagcATGTAAAACAATTcagttacaggcttccgttttacatttgcttggcaggacagtagtacctccctgggcagttgctgtctactgaCTTACTACCTAGGAAGTTATTAAATATCCACTGCAATTCCTGACTATCATTAGGGTACTGATAGTCAGGGTCTTCAGATGGCCTACTGAACACTATGAAGGGCTTAATCCTCTTTACAAACATAGAATAGGAAATTAGAGCTTCAGTATCATCTTAAGTCATTCTGTACATATGGTAGAAGCTTAATTTTTACTTGTGCCTTGATTTCACCTAAAACAGTCCACACTTCTACAGTATTCATTTTCTTTCCATGCAGCACCTTCTGGAAACATAACCTAACTGTTCTCACCATTTGCTCATTGAGACTACCCTGCCAAGCTGTTTTTGGCAAACATTCAACAGTTCCAAGGTAATTGTGCATCTCTTCAAGAATAGTTTAGAAGGTAGTGTCATTTGGAtatggctgggctttgaaattaaTTGCAAGTTgatgtataaaaaaaatattgatcgggaatttttttttttaagatgccGGCCACCtttcactgaggcagggtaaccagaaaagggaaacacattcaccataacTCATCCAAcagctgtcttgccaaaagtgcacagacatcacaattcatATGATCTTCCAAAGTGCAACATATCCACCCTTCTTCCAGAATGCAAGAACTATACCTcttacctccaggattcaagtatGGCTAATAGGTTTCCCTTCACTTATGTTACCTTGTAAGCACTCTAACAACATGATGAACCATAAACCCACTCATCTTTATTCTGATCtaacacatgctcacacacacacacatgggatgCTTCAGAAGGTTTATATAGGAGGGGCTTAGCAGTGACAATCTGGTTGGAAGAGGGGGGTCTAGGGGACTTGTTTTGAAgcagtatattattattaatgttattttttttttttaaccagtcggccgtctcccaccgaggtagggtgactcaaaaagaaagaaaatccccaaaaagaaaatattttcatcatcattcaacactttcacctcactcatacataatcactgtttttgcagaggtgctcagaatacaacagtttagaagcatgtacatataaagatacacaacatatccctccaaactgccagtatcccaaacccttcctgtaaagtgcaggcattgtacttcccgtttccaggactcaagtttggctatataaaaataactggtttccctgaatccctttcactaaatattaccctgctcacaccccaacagtttatcaggtcccaaataccattcgtctccattcactcctatctaacatgctcacgcacgcttgctggaagtccaagcccttcgcccccaggacatccagcttcttctcgttcatagcatccacaatcatctctttcttagcattcgcacaacatccacgcacattcagacatctcactttgacaattttcttcttctttttagtaatctgtataggaaaaggggttactagcccactgttcctagcattttagttgacttttacaacatgcatggcttacggaggaaagattcttattccacttccccatggatataaaaggacaagtaataagaactattaagaacataagaacataagaatgtaggaacactgcagaaggcctagtggcccatacgaggcaggtccttatcaaaacgacctctacctaaagctacccaagaaataactcccgtaccccatgacaccaatcaaacccagcccctcccactcatatatttgtccagtctcttcttaaagctacccaaggtcctagcctctattaTTATTTGGAGGGGCTTGGGGCTGGCTGATGAAATTTTGGGGGccgaatgccattttttccacttataaatgcgtATAAATGCTAAGTAACATGTTTACACTTACATAtaataagttagcaatagaactaagtattaaaaaacaataaaaagtaaaatacacacagtgGACTCATTacttacaaagaaggccactagcatgcctaggcattttgggcagacttgtCCTAATTCTTCTTACTCtgtattgacacaggttatggaacAGTACATTTTAACATACATTATTGCATACTGATATAAACGTTAGGTAACTGAAGTGATTAATTAAATTTATAATAGTGAGGTGGTAATATATGACATATAATGCACCTTAGAGTGATTCTTATTGTGtataatttttattatcattattaatatgccatcttcaagactaataagacacactcagtgattttaatgtgtacctgcacaccagcacagtgtgtaaggttatttaggtataggtactgTACatgtaagtataattatcagagtatacaggtctccctcaacattcgtgttttcaactttcgcgggcttcacacattcgcaaattcccaaccgccaaatcatatttatgtTGAGGACTTTGAAGTTGATGAACGATATTGAAAGAGGCATAATTCCCTACAAAACTCTGTAAATATGAAGAAACTGTCTCAGTtgcccatcacaatgttcttTACAAGGAAGTCTGCCACTACAGTCCCCATCCCTTTACCCAAGGTCCTATCtatgctaaaaccttgggtagttttaaatttgggttcgataaatacatgagtgggaggggttggatttcagTGGGACTTGCACGTGGGTAAACAGAATTATAAAAGCttaggtagcattgaaaattgagatGGGAAAATATTCTGTTAATGTGATGGAttttgaaggacctgcctagtatgggccagcagtgttcctccttccttATGTTTATATGTTCTTATAAccatactaggcagactgttgcactcatcagcataagaacataagaaaggaggaacactgtagtaggcctgttggcctatacttggcaggtccttaacaaatccaacccactaacagaataaatgcttaccaagcaataagctttgagaATTCTATCTACTCATgtccaagtcccactcaaatccaacctctctcactcatgtatttatccaacctaaatttgaaactacccaagattttagcttcgattggaccttgggtagctttaaaaagagattggacaaatacatGGGGGGAGgagcatgtatgtatatacaatatatattttacgatgttttcatgtattttatgattgtttatggttcaataggttaaggaagcagtattgtattagatTTTcctacaatatacagtggacccccgccttatgatattaatccgttcatgagagctcatcgtaagacgaaattatcatatggcgaattaattttccccataagaaataacggaaatcaaattaatccgtgcaagacaccacaaactatgaaaaaaaaaaatttttaccacatgaaatattaattttaatacacacaaacttaagaagacatgcacagttaatactctactaagaatacaatacatgacacttacctttattgaagatctggtgatgattgatgggatgggaggaggggagaatgtggaagttgttattgtttagaaggggaatccccttccggggttacttaccttcttcttttaatgccactaggaccagcttgagagtcactggacctctgtcacacaacaaatctgtccatagtggtctgtacctcccattcctttaagatttgcctaaaatgggccacaacattgtcattgtaatagtcaccagcacagcttgcaatagctgtgttagggtgattttcatccataaaagtttgcacttcaacccactttgcagacatttccttaatctttgaagtaggcacaatggattccataactggcataggcttctcagggttagccccaaacccttcaaaatctttcttaatttccatactaattctcaccctttttaccactgggttggcactaaaagctttcttggggcccatggtgacttattttgcagctgcaatcactaaaaacactgtgataatatgaaatgtactgaatgtatgcatggatgcgactgcactggctggcttgtaaacactggcacccacggggcagctgaggccacgcgTGGGACCCGTCCCGGATGAATTGtgcgaggcgaggcaaaatttttgcgttcaaatgtatcgtatggcggatttaacgtaacgcgatgtcatcgtaaggcgggggtccactgtattggggcaccaaacattcacgatttttcaacatttgcgaggctcttgatccccaaACCCTcttgaatgttgagggagacctgtatataaaatatgaaatactgtaactttaaaatacttgaagttttggaaagtttccagatatAATGGAGAGACGCAGAGCTAATGGGGAATGTAAACCAACTAAGTGGCGCATGGTGACCATATTagagtcaggtgggggagccgtatagcaagttttggtcacaatttgaaatgtctgtattagtaGAATGACGTAAGGCAaaacgctgtaaagtggggccctactgtactctgATATATACGTCTGTTTTACCTCTtgagataatttttttttctttccacagATACCCTAACACACCACTTATCTTTTTTTTCCCTTCATTTGTTCTCTAGTTCACTCCATTTTTCACAAACCTATCTGTCAACAAGTCCATTCCCAATTATCTAAATACATTAACTTTCAATTATTTCTTTTATAAAAGGTCAGCCAAAAGTGtgtaaaaaaagaaagaaagaaaaatatcCAGTAAGGCTGGGACTGGCTTTGTTTACAATTCAGACAGACACCAGTAAACCTcaagtatttttttctaaacagaTTATAGATTAGTGCTGAAGATTAGGTGTTGTTCTCCTAAAATGTGCCTATGAATGTCTTTTGTTCCCATGTACTAACACTCTGTGTGCGCATTATCGCTCTTGACCACAATTCTAGAGTGGTATATTGATGTCTTTTCTCCCTATAGTTTCTGTTATGGATATCCTAGAGTAAATTTTTAAACTATTATATAATTACTATGACCTATGATTCTTTACTAGCACTCACTAACACTGATACAGTGACTTCATAATTTAGTAATACATTTATCTttcttttgattattattataatcatggggaagcgttaaacccgtaggattatacagcgcttggagggaggaatggaaggtattcagtcagggaactggaacacagatccaattccttagatcaagaacccctcaccagcatcaaggaacctcccttgagggacttTTTCATATTTATTAGTGTACCCTTATATAGTacatcctctcctcacttaacgattgGGTTatgttcctaagagtaggtcggtAAGTGAAttggtcattaagtgaggagcatattatactggtagtgggtttgtgtcaaccatctttagatatttttttaatgtcaccatatataacatttctggtatatttttaaatgtttatacagtagtttgctgtatactgtaataaagagaatagaggaaatcagctcttatatacattatttaggtttgcATACTAGTTGGAGAGCTGGTCATATGTCTGAGTggttggtaaatgagtacattgctaagtgaggagaagctgtatttaGTTTTGCAGTATTCAGCCAACAGTCACTAATTTTATCTTCATTGCTTCTGAATTAGTCATTAACTTAAACAACCATGTAGCCAGTGTGTTTCAGTTCTGCTTGTCTTCTAGGTTTCCTGTATTGATCATGGGTTGTATGGATTTCAGCGCACACTTTTACTTGCTGCAATAAAGTTGCTAATGTTTGTGATTGCATTTCACTTTAAGTTCCAAATGTGGTCATTTGTTGGATTCTGCTTGTTGGTGCTCTACCCAGGTGAATAGTGCTGTTGACCTCTTCTGGCAGTTGATATCTTCATTGACACTCTACCACCACTTGGTTACActgtatatttattattataaatagaGCCATATGGTAAGATATCTTTCTCATTATTTACATGATTATGTTAATATCTCTTGGTTGACCTCTTCTTTTTATAGCATTTTGCCAGTTTAATTCACTACATTATTAATCTTTCCTAGTGACAAGAAGGTTAATTAGTGTTAATATTTAGCAGTACATACCTGTACTGTACACTACCTGGTGTATTCTGTGAGTACACAGACCACTTCTCAGTGTGtgttcaccaccattaccattccCATTTACAGTATAGTATGTATATGAAATTTTTTCTTCTGATTTAAatgcattttattattattttggattGTTTCTTTTTTGTATACCAGTGATAAAATTCAAAAAGCAAAGAAATAATGTAGTTTAGAATACTGATAGATATGAATTATTTCAGTTGGTGATACATCCGTTATTGTGGTTGTTGGCAAGAATGCAATTATGGCCATTGGAAAACCAGTACCATCATCAGTATTACACACTTCCACTACAAGAGATGAAAACTATGGTAAAGGCAACTTACATTGGTCTACAAGAACtcttacaacagcagcagtaacatgttATGGTCAGAAGAATGCTCTTGTTTTTTCTGATGGTGTTTCATGCTGGCTGTGTCGTATTACTGCTGTAGGCGGTGATGAAATGGAAGTGGAGTGCCATGAGTTATCATATAATGGAGTTATGCAAATTACTTGTAAAAACATGGACTGTATTGAAATGTTAACATGTGATGGACGAAAATATCAGTGTTGCTGGAAAGTTCTGACTGAAAATAATAAAAGTGAGAATAAGGTATGCTCCAACTTGATGAGCAGTGAACTGCCTAACACAGTGGAGGGGATGATGACTGGCATCCAGCAGTGCTCACAACTCATGTATGATGAAGGTAAAAGCATCTGTTCCTTGGATATCTATCTTAGACAGTTGAGCCTGGCACACAGACTTTTAACAGAACCACGCCTCCCCCTATTTTCAACAAGTGTCAGAGTGGAACACAGCATTATGCAAAGCAGTTCTTACTTTGCACACATACAGTTCAGTAAACCAAAAGCCAACATTAATTTAGAGGGAAAATGGTGGAGACTTTGTATAGTTGTTCCTGGGTATAATGGTGATTATTTTATTAGTGCAAAGCTTGATAGTAAATGTTTTGCAACTGGTATGGGTATGTCTGTACCTATACCAGCACTCAATCTTAAAAATAGCCTAAATAGCATAACTATTAAATGTTACTTGGTATTAGAGCACTTCTCATcatttcagccagtgtgtcaagtcTTTGCATGTCAAGCAGAAGTTGACATTTTTCATTTCCTCACTTGTCAGCGTAAGTTAAGTACTGCAAGTCTTTCTTTTCAAACATCTGGCATTAGTTTATATAAGACATTTGAAGAGCAAGCCTTTGGAAATTACAAATCTAATATTAATCAAAATCCAGTTCCTTTTTGCAAGGTTTGCACATCATACATAACTCATGAAACAGTTACATCTTTATTTGAATCTTTATTTGGTCTCATTCCACCATTAAATCTTGAACAGAAAAACAGTGAGAAAAATATTCTTCATGTTTCCCTGTGGTATCATGATGACCGCATTGATATTCATTGCTCCATCAAAGATGACAGAACATTACTTACCTTTGAGGGTCCAAATCCATCAGTGGTGCTGTCATTAAGAGCAGCCATAGAGAGGAGGGTAATGGATCTTGGACTACCCTCCAGATCAGTGACTCTCACTCCAGAAGTCCTGAGACAAGC
This region of Cherax quadricarinatus isolate ZL_2023a chromosome 6, ASM3850222v1, whole genome shotgun sequence genomic DNA includes:
- the LOC128691718 gene encoding uncharacterized protein isoform X1, with translation MVSILSLSDKIISKCQFARCDLELVITPLGLCLRWLSNEDSKNNGKSLDAAIVTKMKIYGKLYPVCMNLVTEVAVFGKAVSNGSSDSCGQTPSTALIVCASGSVKAAHSKLPGFLVTLCHVAQPVVWTGIMEETLHQRLKRRMVEDEKLEVISPSAWSQCVQSINLEKSAAHAQRSGLFTVAVGDTSVIVVVGKNAIMAIGKPVPSSVLHTSTTRDENYGKGNLHWSTRTLTTAAVTCYGQKNALVFSDGVSCWLCRITAVGGDEMEVECHELSYNGVMQITCKNMDCIEMLTCDGRKYQCCWKVLTENNKSENKVCSNLMSSELPNTVEGMMTGIQQCSQLMYDEGKSICSLDIYLRQLSLAHRLLTEPRLPLFSTSVRVEHSIMQSSSYFAHIQFSKPKANINLEGKWWRLCIVVPGYNGDYFISAKLDSKCFATGMGMSVPIPALNLKNSLNSITIKCYLVLEHFSSFQPVCQVFACQAEVDIFHFLTCQRKLSTASLSFQTSGISLYKTFEEQAFGNYKSNINQNPVPFCKVCTSYITHETVTSLFESLFGLIPPLNLEQKNSEKNILHVSLWYHDDRIDIHCSIKDDRTLLTFEGPNPSVVLSLRAAIERRVMDLGLPSRSVTLTPEVLRQAHLVHRISNFEANSCTTPAFVSHFHHAVTQLISLLPL
- the LOC128691718 gene encoding uncharacterized protein isoform X3, which translates into the protein MNLVTEVAVFGKAVSNGSSDSCGQTPSTALIVCASGSVKAAHSKLPGFLVTLCHVAQPVVWTGIMEETLHQRLKRRMVEDEKLEVISPSAWSQCVQSINLEKSAAHAQRSGLFTVAVGDTSVIVVVGKNAIMAIGKPVPSSVLHTSTTRDENYGKGNLHWSTRTLTTAAVTCYGQKNALVFSDGVSCWLCRITAVGGDEMEVECHELSYNGVMQITCKNMDCIEMLTCDGRKYQCCWKVLTENNKSENKVCSNLMSSELPNTVEGMMTGIQQCSQLMYDEGKSICSLDIYLRQLSLAHRLLTEPRLPLFSTSVRVEHSIMQSSSYFAHIQFSKPKANINLEGKWWRLCIVVPGYNGDYFISAKLDSKCFATGMGMSVPIPALNLKNSLNSITIKCYLVLEHFSSFQPVCQVFACQAEVDIFHFLTCQRKLSTASLSFQTSGISLYKTFEEQAFGNYKSNINQNPVPFCKVCTSYITHETVTSLFESLFGLIPPLNLEQKNSEKNILHVSLWYHDDRIDIHCSIKDDRTLLTFEGPNPSVVLSLRAAIERRVMDLGLPSRSVTLTPEVLRQAHLVHRISNFEANSCTTPAFVSHFHHAVTQLISLLPL
- the LOC128691718 gene encoding uncharacterized protein isoform X2, translated to MVSILSLSDKIISKCQFARCDLELVITPLGLCLRWLSNEDSKNNGKSLDAAIVTKMKIYGKLYPVCMNLVTEVAVFGKAVSNGSSDSCGQTPSTALIVCASGSVKAAHSKLPGFLVTLCHVAQPVVWTGIMEVGDTSVIVVVGKNAIMAIGKPVPSSVLHTSTTRDENYGKGNLHWSTRTLTTAAVTCYGQKNALVFSDGVSCWLCRITAVGGDEMEVECHELSYNGVMQITCKNMDCIEMLTCDGRKYQCCWKVLTENNKSENKVCSNLMSSELPNTVEGMMTGIQQCSQLMYDEGKSICSLDIYLRQLSLAHRLLTEPRLPLFSTSVRVEHSIMQSSSYFAHIQFSKPKANINLEGKWWRLCIVVPGYNGDYFISAKLDSKCFATGMGMSVPIPALNLKNSLNSITIKCYLVLEHFSSFQPVCQVFACQAEVDIFHFLTCQRKLSTASLSFQTSGISLYKTFEEQAFGNYKSNINQNPVPFCKVCTSYITHETVTSLFESLFGLIPPLNLEQKNSEKNILHVSLWYHDDRIDIHCSIKDDRTLLTFEGPNPSVVLSLRAAIERRVMDLGLPSRSVTLTPEVLRQAHLVHRISNFEANSCTTPAFVSHFHHAVTQLISLLPL